The Cottoperca gobio chromosome 22, fCotGob3.1, whole genome shotgun sequence genome contains a region encoding:
- the kcns3a gene encoding potassium voltage-gated channel subfamily S member 3a gives MMYGQILHPHSPDDCFINVNVGGFKQRMEHNVLNRFPQTRLGRLLCCSSKEAVLELCDDFTPSEMEYYFDRNPHFFYYVLNFYLTGKLHLVDGLCVVSFFQEIEYWGIKERHLDFCCSNKFHELMGLAEDECWDQRSDELQFHSSGSSIEELSASEDNIEMFEGSLCADVRRNIWIRLENPVYSTSAKVMAVASLSLVIISIVAMCVHSMPDFHQVDLNEREIENPALNFFENLCVLFFSAEFILRLAVAPSARKFLCSPLNIIDLMSIMPFYFTVACDIMADGENTDLENVGKVVQILRLMRVFRILKLARHSAGLRSLGATLRNSSSEVGQLVLFLSVGISMFSALIYFVERECQESALQTMPIGWWWATISMTTVGYGDTFPVTLAGKLIGTLCILSGLLIVALPITNIFNKFSKFYERKKRIDLRQSNN, from the coding sequence ATGATGTATGGGCAGATCCTTCATCCGCACAGCCCCGATGATTGCTTTATTAATGTCAATGTTGGTGGTTTCAAACAACGCATGGAGCACAACGTCCTGAACCGATTCCCACAGACACGTCTGGGGCGCCTCTTGTGTTGCAGCTCCAAAGAAGCAGTCCTGGAGCTCTGCGATGATTTCACTCCCTCTGAAATGGAGTACTATTTTGATCGCAATCCGCATTTCTTCTACTACGTTCTCAACTTTTACCTCACAGGCAAACTCCACCTAGTGGACGGGTTGTGCGTAGTCTCGTTTTTCCAAGAGATTGAGTATTGGGGCATCAAGGAGCGCCACCTGGACTTCTGCTGCAGCAACAAATTCCACGAACTGATGGGGCTTGCTGAAGACGAGTGCTGGGATCAGAGGAGCGATGAGCTGCAGTTCCACAGCTCAGGCTCGTCGATTGAGGAGCTGTCAGCTTCGGAGGACAACATAGAAATGTTTGAAGGCTCCTTGTGTGCAGACGTTCGCAGGAATATCTGGATTCGACTTGAGAATCCAGTTTACTCCACTTCAGCCAAAGTTATGGCTGTGGCATCTCTAAGTTTGGTCATTATCTCTATTGTTGCCATGTGTGTCCACAGCATGCCAGACTTCCATCAAGTTGATCTCAATGAGAGGGAGATTGAAAACCCAGCGTTGAATTTCTTTGAGAACCTTTGTGTTCTGTTCTTCTCTGCAGAGTTTATCCTTCGTCTAGCTGTTGCACCGTCTGCCAGGAAGTTCTTGTGTAGCCCTCTCAATATTATTGATTTAATGTCCATTATGCCCTTCTATTTCACCGTAGCTTGTGATATAATGGCTGATGGCGAGAACACAGACCTGGAGAATGTTGGCAAAGTGGTGCAGATCTTGCGGTTGATGCGAGTGTTTCGCATCCTAAAACTGGCTCGCCACTCCGCTGGCCTTCGCTCTCTTGGTGCCACGCTGCGAAACAGCTCCAGTGAAGTAGGGCAGCTCGTGCTTTTTTTGTCTGTGGGCATTTCAATGTTTTCCGCTCTCATTTACTTCGTAGAGAGAGAATGTCAAGAGTCGGCGCTGCAGACTATGCCTATTGGCTGGTGGTGGGCCACCATTAGCATGACTACAGTGGGCTACGGGGACACTTTTCCTGTTACGCTAGCTGGGAAGCTGATAGGAACTCTGTGCATCCTCTCTGGGCTGCTGATCGTCGCTCTGCCCATTACTAACATCTTCAATAAATTCTCCAAGTTCTATGAGAGGAAAAAACGTATAGATCTCAGACAAAGCAATAACTGA